The Sporanaerobacter acetigenes DSM 13106 genome includes a window with the following:
- a CDS encoding ATPase: protein MDVLELIDELEDIVEDSSSVPFSSKVMVDKGEILEIVKEIRIQLPDELKQASWVKEERQRILAEAQKEADTIVGEAQSHLEELIEEDEITKKAQERAEEILSKAQTNAKEIRLGAVEYADSILTETQLNLKDLIDILDKNRQELRGMK from the coding sequence ATGGACGTATTGGAATTAATTGATGAATTAGAAGATATTGTTGAGGACAGTTCGTCAGTACCTTTTTCTAGCAAGGTTATGGTGGATAAGGGAGAAATATTGGAGATTGTTAAAGAGATAAGGATACAATTGCCGGATGAGTTGAAACAAGCTAGTTGGGTAAAGGAAGAAAGACAAAGAATACTTGCAGAAGCTCAAAAAGAAGCAGATACAATTGTTGGAGAAGCACAATCTCATCTTGAAGAGTTAATAGAAGAAGATGAGATTACAAAGAAAGCACAAGAAAGAGCTGAAGAAATTTTGTCAAAGGCTCAAACAAATGCAAAAGAAATAAGACTAGGTGCAGTAGAATATGCAGATAGTATCTTGACTGAGACTCAATTAAACCTAAAAGATTTAATTGATATATTAGATAAAAATAGGCAAGAATTGCGAGGAATGAAATAA
- the ylbJ gene encoding sporulation integral membrane protein YlbJ, whose protein sequence is MQIKKNNISTIIYILISLFVLYNIIIHPQDCIKAASKGLLAWINIVVPSLFPFLVISELLIGLGFVDFIGVLLEPLMVPIFNVSGKGAFPFAMSITSGYPVGVKLVTRLRKDKKISKSEAQRLLSFSSTSGPLFMIGAISTGMLNNPLISPLIVYPHYLGAIAVGVLFRFYKMKDEKINSSPNKNLFKNAFRKLFQAKNKDNRNLGKILSDGVINGVSSIIIVGGFIVFYSVLVEILYISNFFNIFTEIFNIILPLNLNPEVIKGLLTGMLEITIGCKEIAELNGVSLLFKIVIINFLISWSGFSIHSQAMSFINSTDLNSKLYMFSKLLHGLFSAGFSYLLYNLKYKNIVYTSFSFETNYLEIITFPKWLDTLKISLQLGLYMLIFALLYGFIMSSINNIILNK, encoded by the coding sequence ATGCAAATCAAAAAAAATAATATCTCAACTATAATATATATATTGATTAGCTTGTTTGTATTGTATAATATAATAATACACCCTCAAGATTGTATAAAAGCAGCTTCAAAAGGGCTATTGGCGTGGATAAATATTGTTGTTCCATCACTTTTCCCTTTTTTAGTCATCTCTGAATTACTTATAGGATTAGGTTTTGTAGATTTTATAGGTGTATTGCTAGAGCCTCTAATGGTTCCTATATTTAATGTATCTGGAAAAGGTGCATTTCCTTTTGCCATGAGTATTACCTCTGGTTATCCTGTAGGTGTAAAACTTGTAACACGATTAAGAAAAGATAAAAAAATATCAAAATCTGAAGCCCAAAGGCTTCTTTCCTTTTCAAGTACTTCAGGACCTCTATTCATGATTGGTGCCATATCTACAGGTATGCTAAACAACCCACTAATAAGCCCACTAATAGTATATCCACATTATTTAGGTGCAATTGCAGTTGGTGTACTATTTAGATTCTACAAGATGAAAGATGAAAAAATAAATTCTTCACCTAATAAAAATCTCTTTAAAAATGCTTTTAGAAAACTTTTCCAAGCAAAAAATAAAGATAATAGAAATCTTGGAAAAATACTATCTGATGGCGTTATAAATGGAGTCTCTTCTATAATTATAGTTGGTGGTTTCATTGTGTTTTATTCTGTACTAGTAGAAATACTATATATATCAAATTTCTTCAACATTTTTACTGAAATTTTTAATATTATACTTCCTTTAAACTTAAATCCTGAAGTGATAAAAGGTTTACTCACAGGTATGCTTGAAATAACTATAGGCTGCAAAGAAATTGCAGAATTAAATGGAGTATCTCTTTTATTTAAAATAGTCATAATAAATTTTTTAATTAGTTGGAGTGGATTTTCTATCCATAGTCAAGCCATGAGTTTTATCAATAGCACAGATTTAAATAGCAAATTGTATATGTTTTCAAAATTGCTACATGGATTATTTTCAGCAGGCTTTTCATACCTATTATATAATTTAAAATATAAAAATATAGTATATACTTCCTTTAGCTTTGAAACAAATTACCTAGAAATAATAACTTTTCCAAAGTGGTTAGACACTTTGAAAATATCACTTCAGTTAGGACTCTATATGTTAATTTTTGCTTTACTGTATGGATTTATAATGAGTTCAATAAATAATATAATATTAAATAAATAG
- the rsmD gene encoding 16S rRNA (guanine(966)-N(2))-methyltransferase RsmD: MLRIISGSKKGYKLKSPKGLDTRPTQDRIKESLFNILGDIRVEAKVLDLFAGSGGIGIEFLSRGANECYFIDNSLSSIKIINENLYETNLKSKSYVYKNDVFKAIKILGKKNIQFGYIFMDPPYEKGLILETLKIVCENNILEDKGIIIGEHESKLLIDKSVLCLNEVDKRFYGDKAITFYMKKQN, translated from the coding sequence TTGTTGAGAATTATCTCAGGAAGCAAAAAAGGTTATAAACTTAAAAGTCCAAAAGGACTAGATACTAGACCAACTCAAGATAGAATAAAGGAATCGCTGTTTAACATATTAGGCGATATAAGAGTGGAAGCAAAAGTATTAGATTTATTTGCTGGTTCTGGAGGAATAGGCATAGAATTTCTAAGTAGAGGAGCTAATGAATGTTATTTTATAGATAATTCCCTTTCAAGTATAAAAATAATTAATGAAAATTTATATGAAACAAACTTAAAATCTAAATCATATGTTTACAAAAATGATGTTTTTAAAGCTATTAAAATTTTAGGTAAGAAAAACATCCAATTTGGCTATATTTTTATGGATCCACCCTATGAGAAAGGGTTAATATTAGAAACATTAAAAATAGTTTGTGAAAACAATATTTTAGAAGATAAAGGCATTATAATAGGAGAACATGAAAGTAAGCTTTTGATAGATAAAAGTGTACTTTGCTTAAATGAAGTGGATAAGAGATTTTATGGTGACAAGGCAATTACATTTTATATGAAAAAGCAGAATTAA
- the coaD gene encoding pantetheine-phosphate adenylyltransferase, with protein sequence MIVIYPGSFDPVTNGHLDIIERCSKKFDKVIVAILNNSSKKTLFTVEERTELLKQAVKKYDNVEIDNFSGLLIDYAKERNVTTMVRGLRAVSDFEYEMQMALVNKKLYGDIETLFMVSSGEYAYLSSSIVKEVVMFGGDVSCLVPNVVEKALKEKLKGGQSK encoded by the coding sequence ATGATAGTAATATACCCAGGAAGCTTTGATCCTGTAACAAATGGACATTTAGATATAATTGAAAGATGCTCAAAAAAATTTGATAAAGTCATTGTTGCAATATTAAATAATTCTTCAAAAAAAACTTTATTCACAGTAGAAGAAAGAACAGAATTGTTGAAACAAGCAGTTAAGAAATATGATAATGTAGAAATTGACAATTTTTCTGGGCTTCTTATAGATTATGCTAAAGAAAGAAACGTTACTACTATGGTCAGAGGATTAAGAGCAGTTTCAGATTTTGAATATGAGATGCAGATGGCATTAGTAAATAAAAAACTGTATGGAGACATTGAAACTTTATTTATGGTTTCAAGTGGCGAGTATGCATATTTAAGTTCTAGTATAGTAAAAGAAGTTGTAATGTTTGGTGGGGATGTTTCTTGTTTGGTTCCTAATGTAGTTGAAAAAGCTTTAAAAGAAAAGTTAAAAGGGGGTCAAAGTAAATAA
- a CDS encoding patatin-like phospholipase family protein codes for MNDEPKIGIALGSGSARGFAHIGVLKALEENDIYVDMVSGSSAGALIGGLYCCGIDPEMIKNLAIQIDKKIWMDFTIPKTGILKGEKIEEILKIITGGKNIEDLDKKIIIVATDLQNAEEVVFTTGPVYKAIRSSISIPGIFEPVVYNSKTLVDGGVVDRVPISILKDVGADVVIAVDVGFSSYQSRVFQVFDIIQQSMDVMAKKIVELDKIYADVIIEPQLSHIDSSEFERVDECVEIGYEATIEKIDEIKNAINSYMKKNSGSY; via the coding sequence ATGAACGATGAACCTAAAATTGGTATAGCTTTAGGATCTGGATCTGCTAGGGGTTTTGCTCATATTGGAGTATTAAAAGCCCTTGAAGAAAATGATATTTATGTGGATATGGTTTCTGGTAGTAGTGCTGGTGCCTTGATTGGAGGACTATATTGTTGTGGAATTGATCCAGAAATGATAAAGAATTTGGCCATTCAGATAGATAAAAAGATTTGGATGGATTTTACTATTCCTAAGACGGGAATTTTAAAAGGTGAAAAGATAGAAGAAATACTTAAAATAATTACTGGAGGGAAAAATATTGAAGATTTAGATAAGAAAATAATTATTGTTGCTACAGATCTGCAAAATGCAGAAGAAGTTGTATTTACTACGGGACCAGTATACAAGGCTATTAGATCAAGTATATCAATTCCTGGAATTTTTGAACCTGTAGTTTATAACAGTAAAACATTAGTCGATGGGGGAGTTGTAGATAGAGTCCCTATTTCTATTTTAAAAGATGTAGGTGCTGATGTTGTCATTGCAGTAGATGTAGGGTTTAGTAGTTATCAAAGCAGAGTATTTCAAGTTTTTGATATAATTCAACAATCTATGGATGTTATGGCCAAAAAAATAGTTGAATTAGATAAAATATATGCTGATGTTATAATAGAACCTCAACTTTCTCATATAGATTCTTCAGAATTTGAACGAGTAGATGAATGTGTTGAAATCGGATATGAGGCTACTATAGAAAAAATAGATGAAATAA